In a single window of the Ancylothrix sp. D3o genome:
- the rseP gene encoding RIP metalloprotease RseP: MSVLAAIGVLALLIVIHELGHFLAARLQGIHVNRFSVGFGPILWKYQGPETEYALRGFPLGGYVGFPDDDPESTIPQDDPNLLRNRPVLDRAIVISAGVIANLIFAYFLLVAHVGLVGIQQMQPGVQVSQIANSLSVAAAAGIQPKDIILSADGQNLATSRPGVQTFQKIIQSNPNEPITLTIERNTQKLRLTIVPKADNQGIGRIGVILKPNETGPGVTVDQLTPELSLTSTTPIQKGDILVSANGQSLSESTTGLQQLQKVIQDSNNQPVEVVIKRGDENLTTQVRQEGDQSKKPVVLQLAPNVQKKKTSNIFEAFGAGAEQFEKIVVLTVQGFGQLVSNFSSTAEQIAGPVKIVEQGAKLAENDITNLFWFAALISINLGVLNILPLPALDGGQLAFLLIEGLRGKPLPTQIQDGVMQTGLMLLLGLGIFLIIRDTTQLEFIQKLFQ; this comes from the coding sequence ATGTCAGTATTAGCAGCCATCGGCGTCTTAGCCCTCCTGATCGTCATTCACGAACTTGGCCACTTTTTAGCAGCCAGACTTCAAGGAATCCACGTTAACCGCTTCTCTGTCGGCTTTGGCCCTATTTTGTGGAAATATCAAGGCCCGGAAACCGAGTATGCTTTGCGTGGTTTTCCCCTGGGAGGCTACGTCGGCTTTCCTGACGACGACCCCGAAAGCACTATCCCTCAAGACGACCCCAACTTATTGAGAAACCGGCCAGTCCTTGACCGCGCTATCGTGATCAGCGCCGGCGTTATCGCTAATCTAATCTTTGCCTATTTTCTCCTTGTCGCCCATGTTGGCCTGGTTGGCATCCAACAAATGCAGCCCGGAGTCCAAGTTTCCCAGATCGCCAACAGTCTCAGCGTCGCCGCCGCCGCTGGCATTCAACCCAAAGATATTATCCTCTCTGCGGACGGCCAAAACCTCGCCACCTCGCGTCCGGGTGTCCAAACTTTCCAAAAAATTATACAATCCAACCCCAACGAACCGATTACCCTCACAATTGAACGAAACACACAAAAACTAAGGCTCACAATAGTCCCCAAAGCAGATAATCAAGGAATCGGGCGGATCGGTGTTATCCTGAAACCGAATGAAACCGGCCCTGGTGTGACGGTAGATCAACTCACACCGGAACTCAGCCTCACTAGCACAACACCTATTCAGAAAGGCGACATCTTGGTTTCTGCCAATGGGCAAAGCTTAAGTGAATCAACCACCGGCCTGCAACAATTGCAGAAAGTTATACAAGATAGCAACAATCAGCCGGTGGAAGTTGTAATTAAGCGAGGCGATGAAAATCTCACAACTCAAGTGAGACAAGAAGGCGACCAAAGCAAGAAGCCGGTGGTTTTGCAACTGGCTCCTAATGTTCAGAAAAAGAAAACCAGTAATATTTTTGAAGCCTTTGGTGCCGGTGCCGAACAATTTGAAAAAATTGTGGTTTTAACTGTTCAAGGTTTCGGACAATTGGTGAGTAATTTTAGTTCTACTGCTGAACAAATTGCAGGGCCGGTTAAAATTGTCGAACAAGGTGCCAAACTCGCCGAAAACGATATTACAAATTTGTTTTGGTTTGCGGCTCTGATCAGTATTAACTTAGGTGTGCTGAATATTCTGCCTTTACCAGCCCTCGACGGCGGGCAACTTGCTTTTCTTCTCATCGAAGGTTTGCGCGGAAAACCCCTGCCTACTCAGATCCAAGACGGTGTTATGCAAACCGGCCTAATGCTGCTTTTGGGATTGGGTATTTTCTTAATTATCCGCGATACCACCCAACTTGAATTTATCCAAAAATTGTTTCAGTAG
- the nth gene encoding endonuclease III: protein MITTKKRKPSLKQRTLEILIRLKNLYPEAKCSLNYETPHQLLVATILSAQCTDERVNQVTPALFARYPDAASLAAADITDIETLIRSTGFYRNKAKNIQGASRMIVEKYNGEVPKRMELLLELPGVARKTANVVLAHAYGINAGVTVDTHVTRLSRRLGLTPQRDAIRIERDLMPLLPQTDWENFSITIIYHGRAICTARKPLCDSCDLADLCPSAGLPLAQMLDAIEK, encoded by the coding sequence ATGATTACTACGAAAAAACGTAAGCCTAGTCTTAAACAAAGAACTCTGGAAATACTGATTCGACTTAAAAATCTTTACCCAGAGGCTAAATGTAGTCTTAATTATGAAACTCCCCATCAACTGCTTGTCGCTACTATTCTGTCGGCGCAATGCACGGACGAACGAGTTAATCAAGTTACTCCTGCTCTTTTTGCTCGCTATCCTGATGCTGCCAGTCTAGCAGCAGCAGATATTACGGATATTGAAACGTTGATTCGTTCCACCGGCTTCTACCGCAATAAGGCAAAAAATATCCAAGGTGCCAGCCGCATGATTGTGGAAAAGTACAATGGCGAAGTGCCGAAGCGTATGGAACTACTGCTGGAACTCCCCGGAGTTGCTCGCAAAACTGCTAATGTGGTTTTGGCCCACGCCTACGGAATTAATGCCGGTGTGACGGTGGATACTCACGTTACTCGGCTTTCGCGTCGCTTGGGATTGACGCCACAGCGAGACGCGATCCGCATTGAACGTGATTTGATGCCGCTTTTGCCCCAAACTGACTGGGAAAACTTTTCAATCACTATCATCTATCACGGACGGGCTATTTGTACGGCCCGTAAACCGCTTTGTGACAGTTGCGATCTTGCCGATCTCTGCCCCAGTGCCGGTTTACCTTTGGCTCAAATGCTGGATGCAATTGAAAAATAG
- the rpsN gene encoding 30S ribosomal protein S14 has translation MAKKSMIERQKKRQALVNKYAQKREDLKIAFEQAEDLDDKIAIHREIQQLPRDSSRTRLRNRCWLTGRPRGYYRDFGLSRNVIREMAHQGLLPGVVKSSW, from the coding sequence ATGGCTAAAAAGAGCATGATTGAGCGTCAGAAAAAGCGCCAAGCACTGGTGAATAAATACGCTCAAAAGCGTGAAGATCTAAAAATCGCCTTCGAGCAAGCGGAAGACCTCGACGACAAAATCGCAATCCACCGGGAAATTCAACAACTGCCCCGTGACAGTTCGAGAACTCGTTTGCGGAACCGTTGCTGGTTGACTGGACGCCCCAGAGGCTATTACCGTGATTTTGGCCTCTCTCGAAACGTGATCCGCGAAATGGCACACCAAGGGTTACTCCCCGGCGTTGTCAAATCAAGCTGGTAG